Proteins encoded together in one Halothermothrix orenii H 168 window:
- a CDS encoding DUF5700 domain-containing putative Zn-dependent protease, with translation MQKRFIIMVILCFLLAFTNQLVQAERVYVNTAEAEAVLDLMDGIAKKEVKTKDDIIKHLEKIYNTAGYHRLCDYHGYNPHKNKIMNRIFRVSWIIIHEQTEDLEGYDLYYLDIFKHRAEYRKFLERFKGWKPTEKVLNRTYSYFPEKKPFKGTIYFVVDEYSDGYTPVPDMVFSIYQVKRLLEEKGVDFDNELFPHEFHHILTKELLFKKYAHKLIDSSDLAYFLGYIMLEGYAVEATADEDTKNNVYMMKRSDEEIYNLFARMEKVIQRKNENPEEHWRTVYREYFSKMIDIYTVGTTMVQAIEDRFGKKVLVRALENPSHFFMLYQKAAENNDSLFSFQESTMGIIGEAFAGSN, from the coding sequence ATGCAGAAAAGATTTATAATTATGGTGATTTTATGTTTTTTGCTTGCCTTTACTAACCAGTTGGTCCAGGCTGAGAGGGTTTATGTTAATACTGCTGAGGCTGAAGCTGTCCTGGATCTGATGGATGGAATAGCCAAAAAAGAAGTTAAGACAAAAGATGATATCATTAAACATCTGGAGAAGATTTATAATACGGCGGGCTATCATAGATTATGTGATTATCATGGGTATAATCCCCATAAAAATAAGATTATGAATCGTATCTTCAGGGTTAGCTGGATTATTATCCATGAACAGACAGAAGACCTTGAAGGCTATGACCTTTATTATCTAGATATATTCAAACACAGAGCTGAGTATCGAAAGTTTCTGGAAAGATTCAAAGGCTGGAAACCGACAGAAAAAGTTCTTAACCGGACCTATTCTTATTTTCCTGAGAAAAAGCCCTTTAAAGGAACCATATACTTTGTTGTAGATGAATATAGTGATGGCTATACACCTGTGCCGGATATGGTCTTTTCCATTTATCAGGTAAAGAGGCTTTTAGAAGAAAAAGGGGTAGATTTTGATAATGAATTATTTCCTCACGAGTTTCATCATATTTTAACAAAAGAATTATTGTTTAAAAAATATGCACATAAGTTGATCGATTCTTCTGACCTGGCTTATTTTCTGGGATATATTATGTTAGAGGGTTATGCTGTTGAGGCTACTGCAGATGAAGATACCAAAAATAATGTTTACATGATGAAAAGATCAGATGAAGAAATTTACAATCTATTTGCCCGTATGGAAAAGGTAATTCAAAGGAAAAATGAAAATCCTGAAGAACACTGGCGTACAGTTTATAGAGAATATTTTTCCAAAATGATAGATATCTATACAGTGGGAACAACCATGGTTCAGGCGATTGAAGATAGGTTTGGAAAGAAAGTGCTTGTAAGGGCTTTAGAAAATCCTTCTCATTTCTTTATGCTCTACCAGAAAGCCGCTGAAAATAATGATAGCTTATTTAGTTTCCAGGAGTCAACAATGGGAATAATCGGTGAAGCTTTTGCTGGCTCAAATTAA
- a CDS encoding NUDIX domain-containing protein: protein MRYPEPTVGAVIYNPDNKILLCKSDKWHNKYVIPGGHIELGETMEEALIREIREETGLEIYDIELLSLKESIYSETFHKEKHFIFIDFKCRTDQYEVTLNEEAQEYKWVGLDEIDNYDLGGFTRQLLMELRNEKEAKNRIEIFYGY from the coding sequence ATGAGATATCCAGAACCGACTGTTGGAGCAGTAATTTATAATCCTGACAATAAAATATTACTATGTAAATCGGACAAATGGCATAATAAATATGTAATTCCTGGTGGTCATATTGAACTGGGTGAGACAATGGAAGAAGCATTAATACGAGAAATACGCGAAGAAACAGGTCTGGAAATATATGATATAGAATTATTAAGTTTAAAAGAAAGTATATACAGTGAAACTTTTCATAAGGAAAAACATTTTATATTTATTGACTTCAAATGTAGAACAGATCAATATGAAGTAACATTAAATGAAGAAGCCCAGGAATATAAATGGGTGGGGCTGGACGAAATCGATAATTATGATCTGGGTGGATTTACCAGACAGTTATTAATGGAATTGCGAAACGAAAAAGAAGCAAAAAACAGGATAGAGATTTTTTATGGTTATTGA
- a CDS encoding carbon-nitrogen hydrolase family protein has product MPVEITRKKTWKKGERACRKAREKEADIALFPEMWKEFDGSPRNSFSLIDRKGEIIFTYAKVHTCDFSLEAACTPGEDFYVGELDTKKGMVKIGAMICYDREFPESARILMLKGAEIILVPNACDMNEIRTDQLKTRAYENMLGIALANYPGHGGKSVAFDGMAYSKEGKTRDMVVIKAVKKEGIYIAEFNMDELRNYRERESWGNAFRKPGTYDMLTSFKVEKPFIRKYARR; this is encoded by the coding sequence ATGCCTGTGGAAATAACCAGAAAAAAAACATGGAAAAAAGGAGAAAGGGCTTGCCGAAAGGCAAGAGAAAAAGAAGCTGATATAGCTTTATTTCCAGAAATGTGGAAAGAATTTGATGGTTCTCCAAGGAATTCCTTTTCGTTGATTGACAGGAAAGGTGAAATCATTTTTACCTATGCAAAAGTTCATACATGTGATTTTTCATTGGAAGCAGCCTGTACTCCAGGTGAAGATTTTTATGTAGGTGAACTTGACACCAAAAAAGGAATGGTAAAAATAGGAGCAATGATTTGTTATGATCGTGAGTTTCCAGAAAGTGCAAGAATATTAATGTTAAAAGGAGCAGAAATAATCCTGGTTCCTAATGCATGTGATATGAATGAAATTAGAACTGATCAGTTAAAGACCAGGGCTTATGAGAATATGTTGGGGATAGCTCTTGCAAACTACCCAGGGCATGGAGGGAAATCAGTTGCTTTTGATGGAATGGCCTATTCTAAAGAAGGTAAAACAAGAGATATGGTTGTGATTAAAGCTGTAAAAAAGGAAGGAATATATATAGCAGAATTTAATATGGATGAACTCAGGAATTATAGAGAAAGAGAGAGTTGGGGAAATGCCTTTAGAAAACCAGGCACATATGATATGTTGACCTCTTTCAAGGTTGAAAAACCTTTTATTAGAAAATATGCAAGAAGATAG
- a CDS encoding AAA family ATPase produces the protein MKKLIIINGTMGVGKTTICQRLYKSLNYSVWLDGDWCWMMNPFCATEENKRMVEDNITYLLNNFLANSSLKYIIFNWVIHHEDIFNLILDKLQKHQYELYKISLICSERELKRRMLEDGRDEETIKVSLARLKLYEKMDTIKIDTTNNTVEESVNEIIKILEGGH, from the coding sequence ATGAAAAAATTAATTATTATCAACGGTACGATGGGGGTTGGAAAAACAACAATTTGTCAGAGGTTATACAAAAGTCTTAACTATAGTGTCTGGCTTGATGGTGATTGGTGCTGGATGATGAACCCCTTTTGTGCTACAGAAGAAAATAAAAGAATGGTAGAAGACAATATTACATATCTTTTAAATAATTTTTTAGCGAATTCCTCTTTAAAATATATCATATTTAATTGGGTTATTCATCATGAAGATATATTTAATTTGATTCTAGATAAACTTCAAAAACACCAATATGAACTTTATAAAATCTCTTTAATTTGTTCTGAAAGAGAATTAAAAAGAAGAATGTTAGAAGATGGCCGTGACGAGGAGACTATCAAAGTGAGTTTAGCAAGGCTTAAACTTTATGAGAAAATGGACACAATAAAAATTGATACAACAAATAATACTGTAGAAGAATCAGTAAATGAAATTATAAAGATTCTAGAGGGAGGGCATTAA
- a CDS encoding sugar phosphate isomerase/epimerase family protein, translated as MEIGIGCSLEELNNNKDFAKFKVINIENPLYPGYLEKATEKDIKSINKMTKYRYIVDGAYIDLNPGTSEPKIKDITMQKVIESINFAQEIGAEEVIFLSTFLPFIKVDFYEKGWIEASKKFWEEVLNKYKDIRISLCNTFEFNPDYLIEIVDYVDKGNFGLAFDIGHAILWGQESLVSWFDKIKRYIKTIYLHSNDGEGDLHLSFRQGKLQEKEIKFEELLQQLKGEKYNLILKYFDKSSVIADKIELEKLLGS; from the coding sequence ATGGAGATAGGTATCGGATGTAGTCTAGAGGAGTTGAACAATAATAAAGATTTTGCAAAGTTTAAAGTAATAAATATTGAAAATCCTCTATATCCAGGTTATCTGGAAAAAGCTACAGAAAAGGATATTAAATCAATTAATAAAATGACTAAATACAGATACATAGTTGACGGTGCATATATTGATTTGAATCCTGGAACCAGTGAGCCAAAGATTAAAGATATAACTATGCAGAAAGTTATTGAGTCAATTAATTTTGCCCAGGAAATAGGTGCAGAGGAAGTTATTTTTTTATCAACTTTCTTACCTTTTATAAAAGTGGATTTTTACGAAAAGGGATGGATCGAAGCCTCAAAAAAGTTCTGGGAAGAAGTATTAAATAAATATAAAGATATAAGAATATCGTTATGTAATACTTTTGAATTTAATCCTGATTATTTAATAGAAATAGTAGATTATGTTGATAAGGGGAATTTTGGTCTTGCCTTTGACATTGGCCATGCTATTTTGTGGGGGCAGGAATCATTGGTAAGCTGGTTTGATAAGATTAAAAGGTATATCAAGACAATTTATCTCCATAGTAATGATGGTGAAGGGGATTTGCATCTTAGTTTTAGGCAGGGCAAACTTCAGGAAAAAGAAATTAAGTTCGAAGAGTTATTGCAGCAATTAAAAGGAGAAAAATATAATCTTATACTAAAATACTTTGATAAGAGTAGTGTTATAGCTGATAAAATTGAACTGGAGAAATTACTTGGGTCATAA
- a CDS encoding VOC family protein — translation MMKPKLESAYICVENMERAREFYEWFLNRKGIKQADSLYLFNIDGFRLFLFDHKNEDEDVIYGDNCLLSFEVEDARVLKEKLEKRGFKIVFPLKQILDNLVFEFEDTEGNHIEVFSKLLL, via the coding sequence ATGATGAAACCAAAATTAGAATCAGCTTATATATGTGTTGAGAATATGGAAAGAGCCAGAGAATTCTATGAATGGTTTTTAAATAGAAAGGGCATTAAGCAAGCTGACAGCTTATATTTGTTCAATATTGATGGGTTTCGTCTTTTTTTATTTGACCATAAAAATGAAGATGAGGATGTAATTTATGGTGATAACTGCTTACTTAGCTTTGAAGTAGAGGATGCTAGAGTTTTAAAAGAAAAATTAGAAAAGCGGGGATTTAAAATTGTTTTTCCATTGAAACAGATTTTAGATAATCTTGTTTTTGAATTTGAAGATACAGAGGGTAATCATATTGAAGTTTTTTCAAAGTTATTACTGTAG
- a CDS encoding alpha/beta fold hydrolase — MKGVVVVMGYYIKGAYQMYYEIYGKGEPLLMIHGSTASSLMLKDEANYYSNYFKVIVVDMIGHGKSERVKEFPVDYWKENAKMLRGLCKKEGINRVNILGTSGGAIVALNFAINYPENTYRVIADSFVGEKLSLQEANTIKKEREKAKNNGGSGFWSYMHGEDWEKVIDADTNMLINYAKTYRNNFHSDLDKIGCPVLITGSLKDEFIDNIEKRLCNVAKKIKHSIILLSPDGVHPLMLSKKNFFRKVALNFLKENTLIPEERE, encoded by the coding sequence ATGAAAGGTGTGGTAGTAGTAATGGGTTATTATATTAAAGGTGCTTATCAAATGTATTATGAAATATACGGTAAAGGTGAGCCTTTATTAATGATTCACGGGAGTACAGCATCCTCTTTAATGTTAAAGGATGAAGCAAATTATTATTCTAACTACTTCAAAGTAATAGTTGTTGACATGATAGGACATGGTAAATCTGAGAGGGTTAAGGAATTCCCTGTAGATTACTGGAAGGAAAATGCTAAAATGTTAAGGGGTTTATGTAAAAAAGAAGGGATAAACAGGGTAAATATACTGGGGACAAGTGGAGGGGCAATAGTCGCCCTGAATTTTGCAATAAATTATCCGGAGAATACTTATAGAGTAATTGCTGATAGTTTTGTAGGTGAAAAGCTCTCTTTACAGGAAGCTAATACTATAAAAAAAGAAAGGGAAAAGGCCAAAAATAATGGAGGAAGTGGGTTCTGGAGTTATATGCATGGAGAAGACTGGGAAAAGGTCATTGATGCCGATACTAATATGTTAATTAATTATGCTAAAACATATAGAAATAATTTTCATAGTGATTTAGACAAGATTGGTTGTCCTGTTCTTATCACTGGAAGTTTAAAAGATGAATTTATTGATAATATTGAAAAAAGGTTGTGTAATGTTGCTAAGAAAATTAAGCACTCTATAATACTATTATCACCAGATGGGGTGCATCCTTTGATGTTAAGTAAAAAAAATTTCTTTAGGAAAGTAGCCTTGAATTTTTTGAAAGAAAACACTTTAATTCCAGAGGAAAGGGAATAA
- a CDS encoding MBL fold metallo-hydrolase: MGKNKLTLKTVIYLMLFIFIAYSMYLYLTPETPEKNQLEIHFISVGQGDAVLIKLPDTKNMLIDAGSNKYSNKVINYIRHQGINQLDYVIATHPHEDHIGGLDRVISTFRIGKIFMPDVIHPTRSFEDVLTIIKKKKLRITPAKKDLVIINNNKKDLKAVIISPEDKKYDKINNYSVVLKLTYHKTSFLFTGDIEKEIESKLVNSKYNLRSNLIKIPHHGSATSSSTPFLKEVSPGYAVISVGRDNDYNHPSPITLEKLKEMKVKIFRTDKQGTIIVMSDGSRLSFNLQPLEISYQKKNNNKNKAVKIISLDLKNEVVVIKNTGNETINLAGWKLVSLKGNQQFNFPDNTVLKPGQSFKILSGPSALNKPDNIIWTRSNIWNNSGDGALLTDSNGEIIDRLLREED; this comes from the coding sequence ATGGGAAAGAATAAATTAACCTTAAAAACAGTTATATATTTAATGTTATTCATTTTTATAGCCTATAGTATGTATCTATATTTAACCCCGGAAACACCGGAAAAAAACCAGCTCGAAATCCACTTTATCAGTGTAGGCCAGGGTGATGCTGTCCTGATTAAATTACCTGACACCAAAAACATGCTGATTGATGCTGGAAGCAATAAATACAGCAACAAAGTTATCAACTACATCAGACATCAGGGAATAAATCAACTTGATTATGTAATTGCTACCCACCCCCACGAAGACCATATAGGCGGTCTGGACAGGGTTATATCTACTTTTAGAATCGGTAAGATATTTATGCCTGATGTTATTCACCCCACCAGGTCTTTTGAGGATGTTTTAACTATAATTAAGAAAAAGAAATTGAGAATTACACCGGCAAAAAAAGATCTTGTTATCATTAACAACAATAAAAAGGATTTAAAAGCAGTGATTATATCACCTGAAGACAAAAAATATGATAAGATTAATAATTATTCAGTCGTTTTAAAGTTAACTTATCATAAAACCTCATTCTTATTTACCGGTGACATCGAAAAAGAGATTGAGTCAAAACTGGTTAATTCTAAATACAACCTCAGATCCAATTTAATAAAAATTCCCCATCATGGGAGTGCAACATCGTCTTCTACTCCATTTCTTAAAGAAGTATCACCCGGTTATGCTGTTATATCTGTTGGGAGGGATAATGATTATAACCACCCTTCACCCATAACCCTGGAAAAATTAAAAGAAATGAAAGTAAAAATCTTTAGAACCGATAAACAGGGCACAATAATAGTAATGAGTGATGGCTCCAGGTTGTCCTTTAATTTGCAACCATTAGAGATTTCTTACCAAAAGAAAAATAACAACAAGAATAAAGCAGTTAAAATTATTAGCCTGGACCTTAAAAATGAAGTAGTGGTTATTAAAAATACCGGAAATGAGACAATAAACCTGGCAGGCTGGAAACTGGTTAGTCTTAAGGGTAATCAACAATTCAATTTCCCTGACAACACAGTCTTAAAACCGGGACAATCCTTTAAAATACTGAGCGGCCCCTCTGCCCTGAATAAGCCTGATAATATCATCTGGACCAGATCTAACATATGGAATAACAGTGGTGATGGGGCCCTCTTGACTGATTCTAACGGAGAGATAATTGACAGGTTATTAAGGGAGGAAGACTAA
- a CDS encoding DUF3006 domain-containing protein — translation MIIIDRFEGEKVILEYSNNQGKIITFAVPANVLPRKAKEGDILNIIIDNELTKQRKKRLEKIKDNLFENN, via the coding sequence ATGATAATCATCGATCGTTTTGAGGGGGAAAAAGTCATTCTGGAATATAGCAATAATCAGGGAAAAATTATAACCTTTGCGGTTCCTGCTAATGTCCTTCCCCGTAAAGCTAAAGAAGGAGATATTTTAAATATTATAATAGACAACGAACTAACGAAACAACGCAAGAAAAGACTGGAGAAAATAAAAGATAACCTCTTTGAAAATAACTAA
- the abc-f gene encoding ribosomal protection-like ABC-F family protein, whose amino-acid sequence MSVVSIRNINKSYGIEEVLKGFSLDINQGEKVGLIGVNGSGKTTLFKIICGLEPVSSGDLVLKKGLSIGYLNQMPDFNPENTLYQELKKVFSDLIMMEREINNLEIKIAEQGKRAEDDEDVKFLMKKYSKLRNNFEMRGGYGYNSKIKQVAVGLGFTHEELDKKVGKLSGGEKTRLGLVKLLLSEPDLLLLDEPTNHLDLSSIDWLENFLQDYRGTVIVISHDRYFLDHVVDRIVELRDGRDEVYYGNYSYYLKERKKRYEQQLKKYENQQKEIKKMEEAIKRLRQWGSQGDNQKFFKKAKSMEKALERMEKIDKPTLDDQKIKLDFSVEKRSGNEVLRVESLSKSFGTNVLFEDLKLGIYWGEKVAVIGKNGTGKTTLLKIITGDLKPDSGRIKLGSNVRIGYYSQTFEGFDPEDDLVTALQRELVVSEGEARNKLASFLFTGDDVFKKVKDLSGGEKSRLRLLQLMYGDYNFLVLDEPTNHLDLTSREVLEEALKQYPGTMLIVSHDRYLLNKVTNLTYELEDGSLTKYHGNYDYYLKKKKQLNGDISSQGKSGKEEKTKSDYELRKEQKKKERKRKKQLKRLEEDIEALEVRKETIEQEMVRPENLDDFELLASLKEEYMNIEQELNELYSRWEKMI is encoded by the coding sequence ATGTCTGTTGTCAGTATACGGAATATAAATAAGTCCTATGGTATAGAGGAAGTATTAAAGGGTTTTTCTCTGGATATAAACCAGGGTGAAAAGGTAGGCCTGATCGGGGTCAATGGTTCTGGAAAAACAACTCTCTTTAAGATTATTTGTGGTCTTGAACCAGTTTCATCAGGTGACCTGGTTTTAAAGAAGGGGTTGAGTATTGGGTATTTAAATCAGATGCCAGATTTTAATCCCGAGAACACTCTGTATCAGGAACTTAAGAAAGTATTTTCTGATTTAATTATGATGGAAAGGGAAATAAATAATTTAGAAATTAAAATAGCCGAGCAGGGGAAAAGAGCAGAAGATGATGAAGATGTTAAATTTTTGATGAAAAAATACAGCAAGCTCAGAAACAATTTTGAAATGCGCGGTGGATATGGGTATAATAGCAAAATAAAACAGGTGGCTGTTGGCCTTGGTTTTACCCATGAAGAGCTTGATAAAAAAGTTGGTAAGCTGAGTGGTGGAGAAAAAACCAGGCTGGGGCTGGTTAAATTACTACTTTCTGAGCCTGATTTATTACTCCTCGATGAGCCTACCAACCATTTAGACCTTTCCTCTATTGACTGGCTTGAGAACTTTCTCCAGGATTATAGGGGAACGGTTATTGTAATTTCTCATGATAGATATTTTCTTGATCATGTTGTCGACCGTATTGTAGAACTCAGAGATGGCCGGGATGAGGTTTATTACGGGAACTATTCGTATTATCTTAAAGAACGGAAAAAGAGGTATGAACAGCAATTAAAAAAGTATGAAAACCAGCAAAAAGAGATTAAAAAAATGGAGGAGGCCATAAAAAGATTAAGACAGTGGGGAAGTCAGGGTGATAATCAAAAATTTTTTAAAAAGGCCAAAAGTATGGAAAAAGCCCTGGAACGGATGGAAAAGATTGATAAGCCAACCCTTGATGACCAAAAAATAAAACTTGATTTTTCGGTAGAAAAAAGAAGTGGTAATGAAGTTTTGAGGGTGGAGAGTTTGAGTAAATCCTTTGGAACCAACGTTTTGTTTGAGGATTTAAAACTGGGTATCTACTGGGGAGAGAAAGTAGCTGTCATCGGTAAAAATGGTACTGGAAAAACAACCTTGTTAAAGATTATTACAGGTGACCTTAAACCTGATTCAGGGAGAATTAAACTGGGGAGTAATGTGAGAATAGGTTATTATAGTCAGACCTTTGAAGGTTTTGATCCTGAGGATGACCTGGTTACTGCCCTACAACGGGAATTAGTGGTCAGTGAGGGTGAGGCCAGAAATAAACTGGCATCATTTCTATTTACCGGGGATGATGTCTTTAAAAAGGTAAAGGATTTAAGTGGAGGAGAAAAGAGTCGTTTAAGGTTATTACAACTGATGTATGGGGATTATAATTTTCTGGTACTTGATGAACCTACCAACCACCTGGACCTGACTTCGCGGGAAGTGCTGGAAGAAGCTCTGAAGCAATACCCGGGGACCATGTTGATAGTTTCTCATGATCGCTATTTATTAAATAAAGTAACCAACTTAACATATGAACTGGAAGATGGCTCTTTAACCAAATACCATGGAAATTATGATTACTATTTAAAGAAGAAAAAGCAGCTGAATGGAGATATAAGTTCTCAGGGGAAAAGCGGGAAAGAAGAAAAGACAAAATCTGATTATGAGCTGCGGAAGGAACAAAAGAAGAAGGAACGCAAACGAAAGAAACAGTTAAAAAGGCTTGAAGAGGATATTGAGGCCCTGGAGGTAAGAAAGGAAACAATTGAACAGGAAATGGTTAGACCTGAAAACCTGGATGATTTTGAATTGTTAGCCAGCCTTAAGGAAGAATACATGAATATTGAACAGGAGTTAAATGAGTTATATTCCAGATGGGAAAAAATGATATAA
- a CDS encoding DegV family protein has product MEKVKIFTDSCSDLSPDVISRYDIKMLSTPVYFGEERYYDRDNLTPGEFYNKLENYSGVPKTSQIGPTVFESEFKKALEEGYKVLSLNFSSKLSGIFESAALAKKNIGSDDIHVIDTRCASVGFGLSVIYAARLLEEGRDLNEVIESTLDYCAHQEHIFAVGSLEMLKRGGRIKSTTAFIGNILKIKPILHFRDGEILPLGKARGKKRMFEYLLEKMEERGKDLGSQFIGLNHSANPGLANKLKDMIKEKYGVEEFYISEIGAAIGSHVGKNTVSVFFQSKDRVASPEVR; this is encoded by the coding sequence ATGGAAAAGGTAAAGATATTTACAGATAGCTGTTCTGATCTCTCGCCTGATGTTATATCCAGGTATGATATTAAGATGCTCTCTACCCCGGTTTACTTTGGGGAAGAGCGGTACTATGACCGGGATAATTTAACCCCGGGAGAGTTTTATAATAAGCTGGAGAATTATTCAGGGGTTCCTAAAACCTCTCAGATAGGTCCTACAGTATTTGAATCAGAGTTTAAAAAAGCCCTGGAAGAGGGTTATAAAGTATTATCTTTAAATTTTTCATCAAAGTTAAGTGGTATTTTTGAGTCAGCTGCCCTGGCTAAGAAAAATATTGGATCTGATGATATTCATGTTATTGATACCAGGTGTGCCTCTGTTGGTTTTGGATTATCTGTAATCTATGCAGCCCGCCTTCTTGAAGAAGGCCGGGATTTAAACGAGGTAATTGAAAGTACCCTGGATTACTGTGCCCATCAGGAGCATATTTTTGCAGTAGGTTCCCTGGAGATGTTGAAAAGGGGTGGTCGGATTAAATCTACCACTGCATTTATTGGTAATATTTTGAAAATTAAGCCTATTTTACACTTCAGGGATGGAGAAATCCTCCCCCTGGGAAAGGCCCGGGGTAAGAAGCGAATGTTTGAATACCTCCTTGAAAAAATGGAGGAGAGGGGAAAGGACCTGGGTAGTCAGTTTATAGGACTAAATCATTCTGCTAATCCAGGGCTAGCCAATAAACTAAAAGATATGATTAAGGAAAAATACGGGGTTGAGGAATTTTATATTTCCGAAATAGGAGCCGCTATAGGTTCCCATGTTGGGAAAAATACAGTATCAGTCTTTTTCCAGAGCAAGGATAGAGTTGCCAGCCCTGAAGTAAGATAA
- the yhbY gene encoding ribosome assembly RNA-binding protein YhbY yields the protein MLTGKQRSYLRSEANNLNPVIHIGKDGITPSLLNQVDAALDDHELIKCRVLKNSLGEPRSFADEISSQLNCDVVQVIGNVFVLFRRNEEEPIYILP from the coding sequence ATGTTAACAGGAAAACAGAGGAGTTATCTCAGGAGTGAAGCCAATAACCTTAACCCGGTTATTCATATTGGGAAAGATGGGATTACCCCTTCTTTGTTGAATCAGGTTGATGCCGCCCTGGATGACCATGAGTTGATTAAGTGCCGGGTTTTAAAAAATTCCCTGGGTGAGCCCAGGTCCTTTGCCGATGAAATATCCAGTCAATTAAATTGTGATGTAGTTCAGGTTATCGGTAATGTGTTTGTTTTATTCAGGAGAAATGAAGAAGAACCAATTTATATTCTCCCATAA
- the obgE gene encoding GTPase ObgE, translated as MFVDEVEIKVKGGQGGNGVVSFRREKFEPMGGPDGGDGGDGGNVILRVDEGLNTLADFRYQRHYEAERGYHGSGKNKHGRSGEDLVLKVPPGTVVYDADTDELLADLTEDGEEYIVAHGGKGGRGNARFKKSTRKAPRFAEKGEPGEERSIRLELKLVADVGLIGFPNVGKSTLISVVSEARPKIANYHFTTLKPNLGVVALSEYKSFVMADIPGLIEGAHQGVGLGDEFLRHIERTRLLIHIIDISGIEGRDPLEDFKTINRELEKFNEKLSSRPQIVALNKIDLPGARENVERVQPVLEEKGYKVFPISAATKEGVKELIYYTGDLLKELPVERKIAKEDRIVIKPDFADEEENIVVEKKNGIYEVSGRLVEKYVIKTDFNNDAAVKRLLRVLQHHDLNELLRDKGVKNGDTVKIGPMEFEYME; from the coding sequence ATGTTTGTCGATGAAGTAGAAATTAAAGTTAAAGGTGGTCAGGGTGGTAACGGGGTTGTAAGTTTCCGCCGGGAAAAATTCGAACCAATGGGAGGCCCGGATGGTGGTGATGGTGGTGACGGAGGCAATGTTATATTACGGGTAGATGAAGGTTTAAATACCCTGGCTGATTTTAGGTACCAGAGGCATTATGAAGCTGAACGGGGTTATCATGGTTCGGGGAAGAATAAACACGGCAGGAGTGGGGAAGACCTCGTTCTCAAGGTCCCACCGGGAACTGTAGTATATGATGCGGATACCGATGAGCTACTGGCTGACTTGACTGAAGATGGAGAAGAGTACATAGTGGCCCATGGTGGAAAAGGGGGCCGTGGGAATGCCAGATTTAAAAAATCAACCAGAAAAGCCCCCCGCTTTGCTGAAAAAGGGGAACCCGGGGAAGAAAGGTCTATCAGACTGGAACTTAAGCTGGTGGCCGATGTGGGACTTATTGGTTTTCCAAATGTCGGGAAATCTACCCTTATTTCAGTGGTTTCTGAAGCCAGGCCAAAGATTGCCAACTACCATTTTACAACCCTGAAACCCAATCTGGGAGTTGTGGCCTTGAGTGAATATAAATCTTTTGTTATGGCAGACATCCCGGGCCTGATAGAAGGAGCCCACCAGGGGGTTGGCCTTGGTGATGAATTTTTGCGACACATTGAGAGAACCAGGTTGTTGATTCATATTATTGATATATCCGGGATTGAAGGTCGAGATCCCCTTGAAGATTTTAAAACAATTAACAGGGAATTAGAAAAATTTAATGAGAAGTTATCATCAAGACCACAGATTGTTGCTTTAAATAAAATAGATCTTCCAGGTGCCCGGGAAAATGTGGAACGGGTTCAACCGGTCCTGGAGGAAAAAGGTTATAAGGTTTTTCCTATATCTGCAGCCACTAAAGAAGGAGTAAAAGAGTTAATCTATTATACCGGTGATTTACTTAAAGAACTTCCAGTTGAAAGGAAAATAGCAAAAGAAGACAGGATAGTCATAAAACCTGATTTTGCTGATGAAGAAGAGAATATTGTAGTTGAAAAGAAGAATGGTATTTATGAAGTTTCAGGGAGACTGGTAGAAAAATATGTTATTAAAACCGATTTTAATAATGATGCAGCAGTTAAGAGATTGCTCAGGGTTCTTCAACATCATGATTTGAATGAATTGTTGCGTGATAAAGGAGTAAAAAATGGTGATACTGTAAAAATCGGGCCGATGGAATTCGAATATATGGAATAG